AAGTCATTAAGGGAAACACTGCTCTATATGAGAGTTGTTTTCCTTTTTTTATGTTTAACCTCTTTAGTTAAAGGAAAGAGAAAAAGGGTGCACGTGTAATATATGACTAGAAATATTAAAAATAGAATAAAAAGTATTTGTGCAATATTATTTATCTCTCTTTTCCTTTCTTGTAATAATGGGATAGAAGAACTTGAGAAGAGAAATCATTTCTTATCCTCACTTGCTAATTTAGGTAATGACTTCTTATTTGTCTTCACTTCTTTTGGTGATTCATTTGGTGGCGTTTTAGGGTTTAATGCTGAGACACCAAAGTCTAAGGTTGGTGAGTACTTTAAAAAGATTAAAGAGACTGTTCAAGGAACTAAAGATAAGCTTAATATGATTGTTGAGAACATGAAGACCCAAGGCAATCCAAATGCTTCTAGTGTAGAGGCTGCTGTAACTAAATTAGTTAGTGAAAAACTTGATAAGATAATTTTAGGTGCGAGTGAAGCTTTGAAGGGGGCTGAGGGCAATGAACCAATAGGTAATGTTGCTACAGGAGGTGCTGGTAATAAAAATACTGCTGGAGGTACTGCTGGTACTGGGGTTGAAAGCTTAGTAAAAGGCGTTAGAGATATAGTAGATGTTGTGCTTGGCGAAAAAGAAGGAAGTGCTGATGCGGGGGATGATAAGAGTCCTGTTTTAGGTGCTGGTACAGCAACTGCTCAGTCAAGAGGTACTGATGGTGATGCAAGGAAATTATTTGCTAATGATAAAGCTGGTTCTGACAATACTGATGCTGCTAAAGTAGCAAAAGACGCATATAAAGCCACGGCATCTGTAACCGGAGCTGACATATTAAAGGCTATTTCTAAAGGTAAAGATGGTGATTCTGCTAAATTAGCTAAGAAGAATGATACTGGTAATGCTGGTATGAATGCTGTTTCTAATGGAAAGGATGCAACTATAGCAGGATCAATAGCACTTTGAGCAATGGCTAATGGTGGTAAATTTGCTAATACTATTAATAGTACCGCGAAAGAAGATGTTGCTAAGGTAATTAAAGGCGCAGCAGTAAATGCAATAAGTAAGACATTAAATACACTTACAATAGCAATAAGAAAGACAATTGATGAGGGACTTAAGACTGTTAAAGAGGCTATGAACATTAGGCCTGATGATACCTCTGTAGTTATTGAATCTGGTAATACTCAATTTGCTTCTACTAAATAATAAGCAATAGGTAAACAAAATAATAAAGTCATTAAAGGAGAACGCTTCTTTTATAGGAGTAGTTTTCCTTTTTTTGTGTCTAGCCTTTTTATTTAAGGGATAGTTTAAAAGGAGGCACGTAATATATGAAAATAAATATTAAAAATATTAGATTAAAAAGTATTTGTGCAACATTATTTATCTCTCTATTCCTTTCTTGTAATAATTCAGGGGAGAGTGCAGAAGCTGAAAAAAGATTAACTGATGTACTAATGGATGTAAGTAGAAGTGCTGAGAATGCTTTTTATTCTTTTATAAGTCTTATATCGGATACATTAGGATTAAAGGTAACAAAAGATACAGCTAAAAATGAGGTAGGGAATTATTATAAAAAATTAGCAGAAGGTATAGATCAAGCTATAAAAGAGTTATTACTGATTGCAAGTAAGACTGTTCAGTCTGATAATCAGTCAGGTAAAGAAGAAAATTTATCAAACTTAAATAAAGCTATTGAAAAAGCTAAACAAATGTTTGAGAAGTTAAAGGGATGTATAGCTTCTTTAGAAAGTATAGGAGATAATAGCAAGGTAGGTGAGGTAGGGAGCACTAGCCAACAGGGAGAAGCGGCGAATGAAAGTGCATTAAGAAAAGCATATGATGCATTGAAAGGAATCGTAGACATTGCTATGGAAACCGGTGTTAAAGAATTAAAAAAAAGTAATTTGGTTTTAGACCAAAGATCAATAGGGGGAAGTGGTAATCCAGAAAATGGAGCCAAGGTCTTAGCAGTAGGTGCTGCAGGAGCAGATTCGGGTCCAGGAGCAGCAGCAATAGTCGCAGCAGTAATTGGAGAAGAGATATTAGAATCTATTGTTAAATCAGAAGGTAAAGCTGTAACAATATCAGTTGCAGCAACTGCAGATACAACTCCATTGGAATTTGCAATGGGAGGAACAAATACTAACCTGAATAAAACAGTTGCTAAAGCAGCAGACGTATCAGGGGGAATAGCATTACGCTCGTTGGTTAAAGGTGGTAAATTAGCTTCAAATACTTCAAATGAAGACAAAGTAACAGTACAAGCAGTAGGAATAGATGCAGTAAATAAACTCTTAGGAGCATTAGAAGATATAATTAGGAAAACAATAAACAAGATACTTGAGAAAGTAAAGACTGAAGTAGATGAAGTAAGAAATCCAAAATCAGCGATTCAGCAATAAAAGAGATAATTATATTAATTACTTAAAAGTAAGATTAATAATAGAAGGTAAGCTTAGATATGTTTCTAGGTTTCCTTCATTGTATGTAGCCTCTCTAGATTGAAGGATAGGGTAAAAGGAGGCACGTAATATATGAAAATAAATATTAAGAATATTAGAATAAGAAGTATTTGTGCAACATTATTTATCTCTCTTTTCCTTTCTTGTAATAATGGAATAGAAGAACTTCAAAAGCAAAGGGATTCTATACTCTCTATATCTAATTTAAGACAACAATTCTTAGATGTTTTTTCTTCCTTTTCTGATATGTTTACTGATGCTTTTGGTATTACTGCAGATACAACTAAGAAGCAATTTGGGGAACATTTAGGTAAAGTTGGTGATGCGGTTCAAGCAGTTAAAGGTAAATTAGAGAACATAAAGGCAGATGAGAATTTTGATTTAATAAAAGATAAAGCTGAGAGCATAATTGCTAAAGCAATTGAGACTTTAGGCAAGATAATTGATGGAGCAAATAAAATTAAGCAAGCTACTGCTAGTGCTAGTGGTAAAATTGCTAATTCTGATAGTGCTGGAGATGCGGTTCAGGCAGAAACAGAGAGTGTAAAGGGTCTTGTTGAAGGAATTGTTATGTTCTGTGAAGCAGCGAAAGGAGTTGGTATGCATCCAAAAGGCAATGCTAATAAACCTATTGCTGATTCTCAAGAGGTTGGAAATTTATTTAACCAGACCAGTAATGTTGGTTCTGATGCCAAGGCACTAATTGGAGCAAACAGAGCAGTACATACAGCTAGTGGTGCAGATATATTAGCAGCAATTGAAGCAGCTAAGGATATTACAAGTAAGGTAGCTGGAAATATCAATGCGGCAACAAGTGCTTATGACGTTGCTATTGCTAATAAGAGTAATGGGAATCTTACTACTATTAAAACAAATGCATCAGCAATAGCAGCTGGTTTAGCATTAAGAGCTATGGCAAAACAAGGTAAGTTGGCAACTGTTGCTACTCATGCGCCGGGAGAGGCAGTGAATGCAGTATTAGTAGGGGTAGTCGGTAAAACCTTAAATGAGATAGTATCTACTATAAAAAGAACAGTTGATAAATGTTTAAAAGATGTTAGTGAGTGCATAAAAGAAAATTCTACTAGTGAGGTAAAGACTAAATCTAAATAGTGTAATTTGATGCTTAATTATTTATTGATGCAAACTTTTTATGAGTTTTAAGATGCAGGGATACCTTATGGGTGTTTCTGTTTTTTTGTAATTTAAGCATTTTTTTATCATATAAGTTGCTGTCTAACTTGGTTTAATCAGTAAAATTTACTATCAATACTATTGGTTTCTGTATGTGATTAAGCTAAGGCAATCTTTTTACTTAGCTTTTACAATATTATTATTTAAAGATTATCTATATGGTCTCTTTAGTTAAATGGTAGGGAAAATAGGAGGAACGTAATTATGAAAATAAATATTAAAAATATTAGAGTAAGAAGTATTTGTGCAACATTATTTATCTCTCTTTTCCTTTCTTGTAATAATGCAGGAGAGAGTGCAGAAGCTGAAAAAAGATTAAATGATGTACTAATGGATGTAGGAAGAAGTACTGAGAATGTTTTTTATTCTTTTATAGATCTTATATCAGATACATTAGGCTTTAGAGTATCTACAGGTACAACTAAGAAGCAGGTGGGGGGGATTATTTTAACAATTTAGGTGAGAAACTTGGAAAAGTATCAGACGGATTAGAACAAGTAGCAGTTAAAGCAACATCAGATGTTGATAAAGATGGCCTATTAAACAAGGCAATTAGAGAAGCTGTTGATACGGCTCAGACTACTTTAAGCAAATTAAAAGAACATTTAGGGTCTTTAAAGGACATAGGTAGTGGTGAGAAGGTAGGTTATGCGAATAATGCTCAAGGTGTAGGAACAGCACCAAACGATTCTAAGTTAAAAGCAATATTTAAGGCATTGAAAGGACTTGTAGATGAAGCAGGTAAAATAGGTGTTGAAAAGCCAAAGTTTGGGGATACAACATTGCAAGTATCTGATGGAGCAGATAATAAGACTGGAGCTAAGATATTATCTACAAAAGGGGTGGTAATCCAGACGCAGGAGATGTAGCTAAAGCCGCAGCAATACTAGCAAGTATAAGTGGTAATGAAATGCTAATATAAGCAATAATAAGAATTCTAAAGAATTGCTTCTTAAGAATACTGATTCGAGTAAACCAAAAAAAGAAGAGTGTAGATTTAGAAGGAATGATGTAGAGACAAGGTTAACTTGTGAACATAAAATCAGTAAAAATTATCTAAAGCAAATAAAAGAACACAGTAACAACGATGCAACGTATATCAATGCCCTAATCAATCTAGAGACTGCAATAGATGAGTACCAAGGTGAATATTACATCGAAGATATTTTAGAACATTTCTTAAAGCAGTTTGGTAATAGGTACAAGTATAAGATTTGGATGATGATGAGGCGTAGTGATGGTGTTATTAGCGATTATGCTCTTATTTGGGAAGGCAAGTTTAGAGGGATTGGTATCCCAATAAGTACAAGAGTAATTGTGCCGTTAAAGCGACTTATGGAGAGAATTTACGAATTGGAATTAAAAAATCATCTGTTGTTATTAAGGAGAAAAGGGCTAATGAGCAGTTAAATGTAGAAGAATTAAAGGAGAAAGAAAAAGAAAAAGAAAAAGAAAATGAAGAGCAACGAAAACGAGAAGCTGCTAGGCTGCAAAAATATTTAACTGTGTTATTTGAAAGAGAATCAAAAGAAAGAGAAGAAAGATTAAGAATAGCTAGAGAAGAAGAATTGAATTTAAAAAAGAAAGCTAGAGAAAGCCTGCTTGCTAGTTTGGAAAGGAGTAAGGCAAGGTGTGTTGAGTTGGGTATATCAAATAATGGGAAGGATAACATGATATGTGCTAGTTCAAATGAGGATGTGGTTAAATTTGCAATTAGAGATGATTTTGGTGGCTTTAAAACTACTAAGGGTATGAGTATGCTGAATTTAGGAATAATGATTGAAGATATAGGCCAAAATGAGAATTTAAAAGAAAAGGAGAGTAAATGGG
This DNA window, taken from Borrelia coriaceae, encodes the following:
- a CDS encoding variable large family protein yields the protein MKINIKNIRVRSICATLFISLFLSCNNAGESAEAEKRLNDVLMDVGRSTENVFYSFIDLISDTLGFRVSTGTTKKQVGGIILTI
- a CDS encoding plasmid maintenance protein, coding for MLLKNTDSSKPKKEECRFRRNDVETRLTCEHKISKNYLKQIKEHSNNDATYINALINLETAIDEYQGEYYIEDILEHFLKQFGNRYKYKIWMMMRRSDGVISDYALIWEGKFRGIGIPISTRVIVPLKRLMERIYELELKNHLLLLRRKGLMSS
- a CDS encoding variable large family protein; this translates as MKINIKNIRIRSICATLFISLFLSCNNGIEELQKQRDSILSISNLRQQFLDVFSSFSDMFTDAFGITADTTKKQFGEHLGKVGDAVQAVKGKLENIKADENFDLIKDKAESIIAKAIETLGKIIDGANKIKQATASASGKIANSDSAGDAVQAETESVKGLVEGIVMFCEAAKGVGMHPKGNANKPIADSQEVGNLFNQTSNVGSDAKALIGANRAVHTASGADILAAIEAAKDITSKVAGNINAATSAYDVAIANKSNGNLTTIKTNASAIAAGLALRAMAKQGKLATVATHAPGEAVNAVLVGVVGKTLNEIVSTIKRTVDKCLKDVSECIKENSTSEVKTKSK
- a CDS encoding variable large family protein; the protein is MKINIKNIRLKSICATLFISLFLSCNNSGESAEAEKRLTDVLMDVSRSAENAFYSFISLISDTLGLKVTKDTAKNEVGNYYKKLAEGIDQAIKELLLIASKTVQSDNQSGKEENLSNLNKAIEKAKQMFEKLKGCIASLESIGDNSKVGEVGSTSQQGEAANESALRKAYDALKGIVDIAMETGVKELKKSNLVLDQRSIGGSGNPENGAKVLAVGAAGADSGPGAAAIVAAVIGEEILESIVKSEGKAVTISVAATADTTPLEFAMGGTNTNLNKTVAKAADVSGGIALRSLVKGGKLASNTSNEDKVTVQAVGIDAVNKLLGALEDIIRKTINKILEKVKTEVDEVRNPKSAIQQ